GCAAGCAGTACTGAGTAGTGAGAGACCTGCATACCAGGCCTCTTTGCACACTTGCCTTTAAAACACTCCAGAGTTGCCAAGAGGGCTGTGCATGGGCAAACACTTCAGTAAGAGCCAGCAGcccaccccagcagcccaggcCACTCAGGCATCACAGGAGAGTGACAATTAAGTAAAACCCACTCAAAGAGAAATACAAACATGTTTCCAGTTAAGGACTTCATCAAGAAAGGCAAGCAAATGCATTATCCCACTGCTCTTAATAGCAGTGCTTTCCCAGACAGCAGCAACAGAATGACCCTAAGAAGCTAAATGTTCATGTCTGGCTGGTCAGAAACCAATTGCCATCAGTTTTCTTCATGTACTGTTTCAACTAGTGTAATCACATCATTAATGACATGCTAGGAAGCTCTTCATTCCTTCTTTACACTGACCTGTAATTCACCCTCCCCAAAACCTCAGCATGGGTGTACTTCAGATGGTACAGGCCACTGACCAAGTGCCTGTAGAAACCCACTAATCTGAGCCCTGCAGATGACCCCTCTCACATCAAGGTTATGCCTTGCCCTGGACCTCACCTGTCACTTCCTCCCCTCTCATTTAAGAAATCTCAGCATATCCAGTTTACTGATATAGATGCACAAAGAAAACATGCACAGACCATACTGCTGGAAAATTAAAGGTGCATAGGTTTTCTTCATGGTTATTTCCCCTATAATGAAGAGAGATCATTTACAAATTCATTGCTGAAGTCACTAGGCACAGGGAGCAGGTGGTCAGGGCCCCAAACCCCCTTGCAATTTGAACTTTAACAAGGCATTAAGTTTTCAAATAAGTCAGATTTCAGAGAAATGACAGCTCATTATGCATATGTAGAATGTTAGATTCTGTATGTAGCTTAAACTTGACTCAGAGTGAGAAACCGCCCTGAATTCCCAGACTCGAAtgcatcatttttatttttcagcaatcTAGTAGTACATATTAAATGTTCTTTGTTAAAATTTGAGCACACCATTCTTTGACTACTGCAAAGTTGTAAATCCAGAGCAACTAATGTAACCTAAAGTAATTTTAGAAGCTAGTCAGAATCCAAGTTTTTTTGCATACTCAAGAATCTTGTTTAACCTCATTACCTGTTATTTTAACAGTGAAATCTTCCGCTTGGAAATTACTTAGTTTATAGCACTTGGAGAATACACAATACTGATTTACAGCATCATTTTAATATTGCACTGTCCTGAACACCACACTGAATCATGTTTCCAACAGAATGATTATtccaggaaggaaataaaaatttttaaccCAGTAAAATCTAGTCTGGTTTTCAGATTCAGTACTAACCTACAACAACTGGTGACAACTTAAAGCAGTAACTCTATCAGAAGATGTGAACAGCTGAAGAACAACAGCTCTACCCAGTTTTGGAGGGTcacactgcagcagaaagctTCATCAGCTACAGTGGGACCTtgggctgcagggaggctgCTCACAGCCACACAGGGCTCAacttcctcagctctgcaggaactgaggcaTAGCACAGTCAAAACCAGGTCCTTCAGACAAAGCCCTCAGGAAGTCATGAAATCGTAATCTTATCACCAATATGATGGTATGAAAGAcctaagcttttttttttaattaattactcTTGTAAGATAAACAGAGAATACTAAGATTAAAAACTTCAATTATTCTGACAGTGTgtaaaagaagacagaaaagcaagacTAAGCCCTTTCCAAACTTAAGTTTACACTAACTTGCAGCATCATTCTAGTGTAAAAAACCTTTTCAGCTCTGAGCCTATGTCTTACGTCTCTGCCAGAAACATGCAATCTCTCCTGAGTGCATGGACATTAACACCCTGTATGGATTTGCCAGATGTTCACTATTAAGACCAATGAACCAGAGCAAGATTTTTACTTTgtccacttctttttttccaagatgaTTATCAAGTAGCTTAGAAACACCTGGCATGACtgcttaaaaattacttttcctcttactcagctgattttaaaaacagagcaatGTTAAACCTGTCCAGTCCTCCATAGATCTTGCTATACATCACCTCGGTGCTCTTTGTAACACCTGAATACAGTCTCAAAAGCCACAGAGCAACTCTTAACACTGCTGAATGCATGCCTCAAAAACCTACTTGTCAACCCTCCGCAAGCACAGAACAGCGACCAGCAAAACCTGCCAGAGAACTTGTTTTTATCGTTgttaaaacagagagaaaacaaggtTTCTCCTCAGGAAAGAGGGCAACCTCCAACAGAGACATTGGCCACTATGCTGCATCCCATCCTTCCACCCATAGCTGCTACCTTGGCCTCACGGTGTGGGCCGGGACTCACCGCGAAGACTGCGTTCTGCAGCCCGAAGGGGATGGGCGTCAACCGTGCCAGAGCCACCACCTTGAGGCCACTGCCACCCTCCACGACACGGACGACGGCGCTGAGCATCTCACTGCCCTGGATCCTGGCCCGTGCCCAGCGGGCCAGCAGCCGCTTGCAGGCCACATGGGCGACGAAGGTGCCAACGAGGACGCCGAGCACCATCAGCCCCATGCCCAGCAAGAAGCCATAGAGGTAGCCGGCGGCCACGTTGAGTAGGATGTAGCCCCAGCCACAGGGGAAGGACACGACGATGAAGCCCACGGTGAAGAGCAGCACGCCGGCCAGGCTGTCCAGACTCTCGGCCCAGAGCAGCAGGTCCCGCAGGTACTGGAGCACCAGCGCCAGCGAGGCGAAGCAGAGGGCCGCCAGGACGCACACGCTCAGGCAGCTCTTGCACCAGCAGGtgcccaggaggcagcaggagcagcgcAAGCCCCGGGCCTCGGCCAGCCCGGGACCGCCGCCGCCCGCCTCgggcagctggcagagcagcagctccgcCGGCGGCAGCCCGCCTTGCTCCGGGTAgggccccagcagcagcccgCCGGTCCCCGCCGCCTGCGCCGGGACGAAGCCACCGGGGTCCCCGCCGCCTCCAGCTGCCGTCCCGGCGGCTCGAGAGAGCCAGCGGCCCAGGTCCTGCCGGGCCCCCTGCGCCGCCGCCTGCTTCACGGCCCGGGAGAGGAGCTGTAGCGCAGCGGCCCCCGCGCCCCACAtcccccctccccgccgcccGGCTCTAGAGCCTCCGAGCCGCCCAGCCCCGTCGATCCCCGCCTCCCCACGCAACCTGCGGGCAGGGGCGGCCGCTCCCTCATCGCCCCGCCATGGCCCGGCTCCCGGCGGCGGAGCCCAGCCGAGGGCCGGGCGGGGGCGGGGAAGCGGCAGCGGAGAgggcggggaggagggggcCGCGCTTCTCCGCCGCCGCGCGGGCCCGGCGGCCGGAGGGGCTGCGGCGGCCTCCGCGCTGCCTCCCCCTTCGGCCGCGCCGCCGGGGCTGCGGCGTTATTAAGCGGCAGCGCCGCGCTCTCCGTCCCGGCAGTAGCAACGACTGCGCTGGCGGAGCGCGAGTCCCGGGGGGCGGCACCGGTGGCAGCAACCGCGGCAGCGGGGCTCCATCTCCCAGCGGGCTCCCGCTCCGCTACGGGTAGCGCCTTCTCGGAGCGGCGGTGCCGATGTGGCAGCCCGGACGCCCCTCGCAGCAGTAGGGGGAGGAGGCTCGGCCCAGCTGCGGGGCTCGGCGGCGGCGCCGCGGCGGCGAGGCCCGCCCCCTGCCCGCCCCGGGAACGCCGCTCCGGCCGGGGAGTGGGGGCTTCGCTGGGGCGCCGCGGAGGTGCAGGCTGGCTCTGGGGTGCCGGAGTGCCGGCGGTCAGGGATCGCTCCTCACGCCTTGGCCGGGAGGCCCCGGCACGTTGGAGGGTTCCTGCCCCGATCGCAGAACCCCTCATTCACAGCAGTGCCTGAGCAGCAACCGTGCTGAAAAGCTGGGGGTTTCTGTCAGAGGAACGCGTGTATGAGGCGTCTCTGACCAGACTCTTATTTTGGGGTTTCCGTGACGTGTCGGACACTTTCCCTCCGTGACATGAAGGCTTTGATTCACCTAGAGCCAGGTTTTCTCCActagcaagacaaacctctaCCAGCCAGCAGCCGAGGGGGAGGCGGGGGGTGAGGTGAGGAGAGACAACCAAGGGCCCTCGGCTGCTGCCTGGTGCTTGCGGCATCTTCACATTAGAGGAACAGCTTGCCTGACCCGACTGCTTGGATCACATGCCTGGAGGCTCAGGCACACTTTTGGATGGAttgaacttgaaaaaaacacaaaacaaaacaaacgaaaaaccccaaacagtaCGAATACGAGCAAAGGGCTCGGTTTAGAGGAGTGTTTTCTCAGGAACCTCGCTGAGGCTTGAAAGCTTCGTAGGCCTGGTGTTACTAATGACAGCAGCCATGTGCAGTgtggaaaaggttttgtttcctttacagTACTTAAATCTACAGCACGCTCCAGTGGAGCGTTATATTCCTCTTGCTGGGAAATTTGCAAGCATGTATGAAATGAAGATGTGTGTGGGAGTTGTAATGGTTAAagggtgattaaaaaaaaattaaaaaccaacccTGGATCTCAAAATAAATCTTGAAGAATGTATGGCAAATGTGTTCACTTGCAAAATATACCATTAGGAATACTATAACCTGAGCAATACAACAAATCTTGGAAAAGACAGATATCTTTGAGCTGGATCCTGGGATAGTCTTCATCAAGGAAGTTGCAGATAAGAATCTCCAGCATAATCTGCTTTCTTGCTGTTACCTGGATCCAAATGTGAGCATTTGAGTTTGTATATGCTGTTTACTTCAGATGCAAACACAGGCAGGGCAGACATCCATAATAACAGCAAAGGCAAGAAAGCCTTGCATTACAGCTTGTAAAGGATGATGGGCATACTTACGCATTCAGTAAGGCATTTCTCCTCACTGCTCACTGGG
This DNA window, taken from Calypte anna isolate BGI_N300 chromosome 2, bCalAnn1_v1.p, whole genome shotgun sequence, encodes the following:
- the TMEM64 gene encoding transmembrane protein 64; protein product: MWGAGAAALQLLSRAVKQAAAQGARQDLGRWLSRAAGTAAGGGGDPGGFVPAQAAGTGGLLLGPYPEQGGLPPAELLLCQLPEAGGGGPGLAEARGLRCSCCLLGTCWCKSCLSVCVLAALCFASLALVLQYLRDLLLWAESLDSLAGVLLFTVGFIVVSFPCGWGYILLNVAAGYLYGFLLGMGLMVLGVLVGTFVAHVACKRLLARWARARIQGSEMLSAVVRVVEGGSGLKVVALARLTPIPFGLQNAVFAITDLSLPNYLMASSVGLLPTQLLNTYLGTTLRTMEDVIAEQSVSGYFIFSLQ